The following are encoded together in the Variovorax sp. PBS-H4 genome:
- a CDS encoding tannase/feruloyl esterase family alpha/beta hydrolase, whose translation MNAMNVLVRKRLSLSCMAAALLTACGGGGGAGLPFLVYLPRSCAQLAGIEIPASAIGLPSSGGTVTAANVVAPSGTGAAAVPEHCLVSGSISPVDAAAPKILFRVALPTSWNTKALMVGGGGFDGSIPNVVGNVPNGPTDRPLPLARGYAVFASDSGHQAGAKGSLDGSFGLNDEALRNWGGDALKKTHDAAAFLIKARYAAAPTKSYFAGGSTGGREALQSIQRWPGDWDGAIAWYPAWNQASAMLGGQKATLALSRPGAYPSAPKRLALFQAAMQACDALDGATDGLVSNQNACDASFDPATATLNGAPLRCPDGADTADTCLSDAQIEALKAMNGPARFGFALASGETGYPGYNVWGADLGIASITTAVQPTVTFLNLGSSQPANPMPTTAPYISQQLDQVLKNIITRDLAFNPLSFNPESASPLAERWGVLSRMIDQSTDISGFVERGGKLLLAHGLQDVLVSSRATADYYTRLVRQFGQARVDSFARYYEVPGLGHAVSSQFNGTWDSLTALEQWAEAGVAPKAQVTRDTVGVPGRTRPLCDYPTWPRYSGSGDVNAAASFTCASQ comes from the coding sequence ATGAACGCAATGAACGTGCTGGTGCGCAAGCGCCTTTCATTGAGCTGCATGGCCGCCGCGCTGTTGACCGCGTGCGGGGGCGGCGGTGGCGCAGGCTTGCCCTTCCTGGTGTATCTCCCGCGCAGCTGCGCGCAGCTCGCCGGCATAGAGATCCCCGCGTCGGCCATCGGCCTGCCCTCCAGCGGAGGAACGGTGACCGCAGCCAACGTCGTCGCCCCGAGCGGCACGGGTGCTGCGGCGGTTCCCGAGCATTGCTTGGTGTCCGGCAGTATCTCGCCCGTCGATGCGGCTGCGCCCAAGATCCTGTTCCGCGTGGCGCTACCCACCAGCTGGAACACCAAGGCGCTGATGGTTGGTGGCGGCGGCTTCGACGGCTCTATCCCCAACGTCGTGGGCAACGTCCCCAACGGCCCGACGGACCGGCCGCTGCCGCTCGCGCGCGGCTATGCCGTGTTCGCGAGCGATTCCGGGCACCAGGCAGGCGCCAAGGGTTCTTTGGACGGCTCGTTCGGCTTGAACGACGAGGCCCTGCGCAACTGGGGCGGCGACGCCCTCAAGAAGACGCACGACGCGGCCGCGTTCCTGATCAAGGCCCGCTACGCGGCCGCGCCCACCAAGTCCTACTTCGCCGGCGGCTCCACCGGCGGGCGCGAAGCGCTGCAGAGCATCCAGCGCTGGCCCGGCGACTGGGACGGCGCCATCGCCTGGTACCCGGCGTGGAACCAGGCCTCGGCGATGCTCGGCGGCCAGAAGGCCACGCTCGCGCTGTCGAGGCCGGGCGCCTATCCCAGCGCTCCCAAGCGGCTGGCGCTCTTCCAGGCCGCCATGCAGGCCTGCGATGCGCTGGACGGCGCCACCGACGGGCTCGTCAGCAACCAGAACGCCTGTGACGCGAGCTTCGATCCCGCCACCGCCACCTTGAACGGCGCGCCGCTGCGCTGCCCGGACGGCGCGGACACCGCCGACACCTGCCTCTCGGATGCGCAGATCGAAGCGCTCAAGGCGATGAACGGGCCGGCCCGGTTCGGCTTCGCGCTGGCGAGCGGCGAGACGGGCTACCCCGGCTACAACGTCTGGGGCGCGGACCTGGGCATCGCGTCCATCACCACTGCGGTCCAGCCGACCGTGACCTTCCTCAACCTGGGCAGCAGCCAGCCGGCGAACCCGATGCCGACCACCGCGCCGTACATCAGCCAGCAGCTCGACCAGGTGCTCAAGAACATCATCACCCGCGACCTGGCCTTCAATCCGCTGAGCTTCAATCCCGAAAGCGCAAGCCCACTGGCGGAGCGCTGGGGCGTGCTGAGCCGGATGATCGACCAGTCCACGGACATCTCGGGCTTCGTCGAACGTGGCGGCAAGCTGCTGCTCGCCCACGGGTTGCAGGATGTGCTGGTCAGCTCGCGCGCCACAGCCGACTACTACACGCGACTCGTGCGGCAGTTCGGGCAGGCGAGGGTGGACAGCTTCGCGCGCTACTACGAAGTTCCGGGGCTCGGGCATGCGGTCAGCAGCCAGTTCAACGGCACCTGGGACTCGCTCACCGCGCTGGAGCAATGGGCGGAGGCCGGTGTCGCGCCCAAGGCGCAGGTGACCCGGGACACGGTCGGCGTGCCCGGACGCACGCGCCCCCTGTGCGACTACCCGACGTGGCCACGCTACAGCGGCTCGGGCGACGTGAACGCCGCTGCCTCCTTTACCTGCGCGAGCCAGTAG
- a CDS encoding SDR family NAD(P)-dependent oxidoreductase produces the protein MSKYLQDKVAVVTGAGGGLGRAHAFELARHGARMVVNDLGGDREGSSVAQVAEDIRRRGGEAIVDGGDVRDFVQMEAMVAKAIALWGRVDILVNNAGILRDRSFAKMPLDDFRLVLDVHVMGAVNCTKAVWDPMRAQNHGRIVMTTSSSGLYGNFGQANYGAAKMALVGLMQTLALEGARHDIRVNCLAPSAATGMTAGILPEEALAGLAPEKVSPGLVALVGDDAPTRMILLAGAGSFECASVTMTRGIFVDDEEDAAGQVRARLDEIRARGGEMVPASGWEQYRLELSKAGLAMEVARAD, from the coding sequence ATGAGCAAGTATCTGCAGGACAAGGTGGCGGTGGTGACCGGCGCAGGCGGCGGCCTCGGGCGCGCGCATGCATTCGAGCTGGCCAGGCACGGGGCCCGTATGGTGGTCAACGACCTCGGCGGCGACCGCGAAGGGTCGTCCGTCGCGCAGGTGGCCGAAGACATCCGGCGCCGTGGCGGCGAAGCCATCGTGGATGGCGGCGACGTCAGGGATTTCGTCCAGATGGAGGCGATGGTCGCCAAGGCCATCGCACTGTGGGGGCGCGTGGACATCCTCGTGAACAACGCCGGCATCCTGCGGGACAGGTCTTTCGCCAAGATGCCGCTGGACGATTTCCGGCTGGTGCTGGATGTGCATGTGATGGGCGCCGTGAACTGCACCAAGGCCGTGTGGGACCCCATGCGCGCGCAGAACCACGGCCGCATCGTGATGACGACGTCGTCGTCGGGGCTCTACGGCAACTTCGGCCAGGCCAACTACGGCGCCGCCAAGATGGCCCTGGTGGGCCTGATGCAGACGCTGGCGCTGGAAGGCGCCAGACACGACATCCGCGTCAACTGCCTGGCGCCCAGCGCGGCCACCGGCATGACCGCGGGCATCCTGCCCGAAGAGGCGCTGGCAGGCCTCGCCCCCGAAAAGGTCAGCCCCGGCCTGGTCGCGCTGGTGGGCGACGACGCGCCGACGCGGATGATCCTGCTGGCCGGCGCCGGTAGTTTCGAGTGCGCCAGCGTGACGATGACGCGCGGGATCTTCGTCGACGACGAGGAAGACGCCGCCGGGCAGGTTCGCGCGCGGCTGGACGAGATCCGCGCCCGCGGCGGCGAAATGGTCCCGGCGTCGGGCTGGGAACAGTACCGGCTGGAACTCTCCAAGGCCGGGCTCGCGATGGAGGTCGCCCGCGCGGATTGA